A region from the Streptomyces tsukubensis genome encodes:
- a CDS encoding helix-turn-helix transcriptional regulator, whose amino-acid sequence MPQATSQHEPAFLSLPQAATYLGLSPNTLYVWRHRRQGPPSFRMGRRVMYRITVLDEWVRAQELSDSRSNRSLDPLLRNPQARMRRVT is encoded by the coding sequence ATGCCCCAGGCAACCTCACAGCACGAACCGGCCTTCTTGAGCCTCCCCCAAGCAGCCACATATCTTGGGCTCTCCCCGAACACCCTTTACGTCTGGCGTCATCGACGCCAGGGCCCGCCGAGCTTCCGCATGGGCCGTCGCGTCATGTACCGGATCACCGTGCTTGACGAGTGGGTGCGGGCCCAAGAGCTGTCCGATTCACGGTCGAATCGCTCCCTTGACCCGCTTCTCCGAAATCCTCAAGCTCGCATGCGCAGGGTCACGTAG
- the fxlM gene encoding methyltransferase, FxLD system produces the protein MTYTTVGSDEAARLRNEVVDRLVADGAIFSPEVEAVMRKVPRHAFAPEATLGKAYAPYSAVITKTDEHGLQLSSVSAPQIQAMMLEQALVRPGMRVLEIGSGGLNAAYLAELVGEAGDVVTVDIDSTVTDRARRLLDEHGCGRVRVVCVDAAEPLDDLGTFDLVMVTAGAWDIPPAWTERLTPGGRLVVPLRMRGLTRSVAFVRVDDHLESESAFVCGFVPMQGSTAHREELLLVAGAPEIGLRFDDGLPADPSLLANAVTTPRVELWTGVEVGRGELVDTLQMHLAITLPGFCVMTVDPDLDTGIVTPSNRSFSLAAVDGTDFAYLTVRRTEDDKGVEYGVHALGPTASGFAKIVADHVRAWDRDRRGGPNPVFRVYPAGTPDAQILADRIIDKVHSRISLAWPPA, from the coding sequence ATGACCTATACGACGGTCGGCTCCGACGAGGCCGCACGGCTCCGCAACGAGGTCGTTGACCGGTTGGTCGCGGACGGCGCGATCTTCTCCCCGGAGGTCGAGGCCGTGATGCGGAAGGTTCCCCGGCACGCGTTTGCCCCCGAGGCGACGCTGGGGAAGGCGTACGCGCCGTACTCGGCCGTCATTACCAAGACGGACGAGCACGGCCTCCAGCTCAGCTCGGTGTCCGCGCCGCAGATCCAGGCGATGATGCTGGAGCAGGCCCTGGTCCGACCCGGGATGAGGGTGCTGGAGATCGGCTCGGGTGGTCTGAACGCGGCCTACCTCGCGGAGCTGGTCGGGGAAGCGGGCGACGTGGTCACCGTGGATATCGACTCCACCGTCACGGACCGGGCCCGTCGGCTGCTGGACGAGCACGGCTGCGGCCGGGTCCGCGTGGTCTGCGTCGACGCGGCGGAGCCCTTGGACGACCTCGGTACGTTCGATCTCGTCATGGTGACTGCGGGTGCGTGGGACATCCCGCCCGCGTGGACCGAGCGGCTCACTCCCGGCGGGCGGCTGGTGGTACCGCTGAGGATGCGCGGGTTGACCCGGTCCGTGGCCTTCGTCCGCGTCGACGATCACCTGGAGAGCGAGTCCGCGTTCGTCTGCGGTTTCGTCCCCATGCAGGGCTCGACCGCGCACCGGGAGGAACTGCTGCTCGTCGCCGGAGCCCCGGAGATCGGGCTGCGGTTCGACGACGGTCTGCCTGCCGACCCGAGCCTGCTCGCCAACGCCGTCACTACGCCCCGGGTGGAGCTGTGGACCGGGGTTGAGGTCGGTCGCGGCGAACTCGTCGACACCCTCCAGATGCACCTGGCGATCACACTGCCCGGCTTCTGCGTCATGACGGTCGACCCCGACCTGGACACCGGGATCGTCACTCCCTCGAACAGGTCCTTCTCCCTCGCCGCCGTGGACGGCACCGACTTCGCCTACCTCACCGTCCGCCGGACCGAGGACGACAAGGGCGTCGAGTACGGCGTCCACGCCCTCGGCCCCACGGCCTCCGGCTTCGCCAAGATCGTCGCGGACCACGTCCGCGCCTGGGACCGCGACCGGCGCGGCGGCCCTAACCCGGTCTTCCGCGTCTATCCGGCTGGCACCCCCGACGCGCAGATCCTGGCCGACCGAATCATCGACAAGGTGCACAGCCGGATCTCGCTCGCCTGGCCCCCGGCGTAG